One window of the Sphingomonas crocodyli genome contains the following:
- a CDS encoding response regulator: protein MSEPPAGTRVLIVEDDAIIAMTAEDMLDELGCVTAATAATLTEALARAEDTDFDIALLDLNLKDESSLPVAALLRDKGKPFLFATGYDGLPADSGFVGSPLVAKPYRLSQLGEAIAGALA from the coding sequence GTGAGTGAACCGCCTGCGGGCACACGCGTGCTGATCGTCGAGGATGACGCGATCATCGCGATGACGGCCGAAGACATGCTCGACGAGCTCGGCTGCGTCACGGCCGCAACCGCCGCGACTCTGACCGAAGCGCTCGCACGCGCCGAGGATACCGATTTCGACATCGCGCTGCTCGACCTCAATCTGAAGGACGAATCGAGCCTGCCCGTCGCCGCCCTGCTGCGCGACAAGGGCAAGCCGTTCCTGTTCGCGACCGGCTATGACGGGCTGCCCGCCGACAGCGGATTCGTCGGATCGCCGCTGGTCGCCAAGCCTTACAGACTGTCGCAGCTTGGCGAGGCGATCGCCGGGGCGCTGGCCTAA
- a CDS encoding helix-turn-helix domain-containing protein encodes MEKAGIFAGPRIRRLRREQALTQTAMAERLGISDSYLALIEGNRRPLTATLILKLADLFDFDVRSLAQDEPGGGSAALRRRLSDPLFSDISIDRAELEAWIDNAPGAAEAFSRLFDRWQQGGQASGGEGDEVMLAVRREIERWRNHFADLDVAAEELADELRMGSADLYGAISERLRTRHQLSIRILPMETLPDRLSRLDLHARQLQLSEMLDPAARTFQVAYHLAGIEAANEIAGLVKGAAFGNRAAERLYRRHVTAYFAAALMMPYGRFLRACEASGYDVELLQRRFGASFEQVAHRLTSLQRVGARGLPFFMLRIDRAGQASKRYAGASASPLVEGAQRCPVWGIHRAFDRPGEIVVTLAELEDAARWVTLASAVRRQAGSVGAPTAEFVVALGLSAAQAGTLAHARGLDLGAAPAEPIGLGCRQCLRADCIQRARPPAGRPMTISDRERAMAPFSFVGD; translated from the coding sequence ATGGAAAAGGCAGGCATCTTCGCAGGGCCGCGCATCCGCCGGTTGCGGCGCGAACAGGCGCTCACGCAGACGGCGATGGCCGAGCGGCTGGGCATTTCGGACAGCTATCTCGCGCTGATCGAGGGCAATCGCCGTCCGCTGACCGCGACCCTGATCCTAAAGCTCGCCGACCTTTTCGACTTCGACGTGCGCAGTCTGGCGCAGGACGAGCCGGGCGGTGGATCGGCGGCGTTGCGACGGCGGCTGTCAGATCCGCTCTTTTCCGACATATCGATCGACCGCGCCGAACTGGAGGCGTGGATCGACAATGCGCCGGGCGCGGCCGAGGCGTTCAGCCGCCTGTTCGATCGCTGGCAGCAGGGCGGGCAGGCGAGCGGGGGCGAGGGCGACGAGGTGATGCTCGCCGTCCGACGCGAGATTGAGCGCTGGCGCAACCATTTCGCCGATCTCGATGTGGCGGCCGAGGAACTGGCCGACGAACTGCGCATGGGATCGGCCGATCTGTACGGCGCGATCTCCGAACGGCTGCGCACCCGGCACCAATTGTCGATCCGCATATTGCCGATGGAGACGTTGCCCGATCGGCTGAGCCGGCTCGATCTCCATGCGCGCCAGCTGCAATTGTCCGAAATGCTCGATCCGGCGGCGCGGACCTTTCAGGTCGCCTATCATCTCGCAGGGATCGAGGCGGCGAACGAAATTGCCGGGCTGGTGAAGGGCGCGGCCTTCGGCAATCGCGCGGCGGAGCGGCTCTATCGCCGCCACGTCACCGCCTATTTCGCGGCCGCCCTGATGATGCCTTATGGCCGCTTCCTGCGCGCCTGCGAGGCGAGCGGCTATGACGTCGAACTGCTCCAGCGCCGCTTCGGCGCGAGCTTCGAACAGGTCGCGCACCGGCTGACATCGCTCCAGCGCGTGGGCGCGCGCGGCCTTCCTTTCTTCATGCTGCGGATCGATCGGGCGGGGCAGGCGTCCAAGCGCTATGCGGGCGCCAGCGCGTCACCGCTCGTCGAAGGCGCGCAGCGTTGCCCGGTCTGGGGCATCCACCGCGCCTTCGATCGGCCCGGCGAAATCGTCGTGACTCTCGCAGAACTGGAGGACGCCGCCCGCTGGGTGACGCTGGCGAGCGCGGTACGGCGCCAAGCGGGCAGCGTCGGCGCGCCCACCGCAGAGTTTGTCGTGGCGCTGGGCCTGTCGGCGGCGCAGGCGGGCACGCTGGCCCATGCCCGCGGCCTCGATCTGGGCGCGGCACCCGCCGAGCCGATCGGGCTTGGCTGCCGCCAATGCCTGCGCGCCGACTGCATCCAGCGCGCCCGCCCGCCCGCCGGTCGACCGATGACGATCTCCGACCGCGAGCGGGCGATGGCGCCCTTCAGCTTCGTGGGCGATTGA
- a CDS encoding sugar MFS transporter gives MALNIPQASSTDPLPEEEHGSAGPGTASLAYFVFALFFIFGGITSLNDVIIPKLKGLFTLTYGQAMLVQSAYFAAYFIVSIPAALIVRRIGYMRGAVVGLLTMMAGCLLFVPASSSGRFAMFLGALFVLASGVTIVQVVANPLISMLGNPRTAHSRLTFAQAFNSLGTTLFPYFGSILILGSIARIEADAGPAYALDAHMSAESHVIVVAYLGIALALVVIAALVWMQRNKLREARADHVSILGSFDLLKRPRFAFGVLGIFVYVGAEVAIGSLLVNFLMQPDVLGLAEVDAGKHVPFYWGGAMVGRFAGAWFLRRFAPGKVLATVAIAALLLLAVAAETTGAASGWALLAVGLANAIMFPTIFSLACEGLGDRAAEGSGLICMAIVGGAIVPWVTGHMADATGLHAALIIPAICYAAILAFGLYARRSLIG, from the coding sequence ATGGCGCTCAACATCCCGCAAGCAAGCTCTACCGATCCGTTGCCCGAAGAGGAGCACGGATCGGCCGGGCCGGGCACTGCCTCGCTCGCTTATTTCGTCTTCGCGCTGTTCTTCATCTTCGGTGGCATCACCAGCCTGAACGACGTGATTATCCCCAAGCTGAAGGGGCTGTTCACGCTGACCTATGGGCAGGCGATGCTCGTCCAGTCGGCTTATTTCGCCGCCTATTTCATCGTCTCGATCCCCGCCGCGCTGATCGTGCGCCGGATCGGCTATATGCGTGGCGCGGTGGTCGGGCTGCTGACGATGATGGCGGGGTGCCTGCTGTTCGTGCCGGCATCCTCCTCCGGCCGCTTCGCGATGTTCCTCGGTGCCTTGTTCGTGCTGGCGAGCGGCGTGACGATCGTCCAGGTCGTCGCCAATCCCTTGATCTCGATGCTCGGCAATCCGCGCACCGCGCACAGCCGCCTCACCTTCGCGCAGGCATTCAACTCGCTCGGCACCACGCTCTTTCCCTATTTCGGATCGATCCTCATTCTCGGTTCGATAGCCAGAATAGAAGCCGATGCCGGTCCAGCTTATGCCCTCGATGCCCATATGTCAGCTGAATCTCACGTCATTGTCGTTGCCTATCTCGGCATCGCTCTCGCACTCGTAGTCATCGCCGCGCTCGTATGGATGCAGCGGAACAAGCTGCGCGAGGCGCGCGCCGATCATGTCTCGATCCTCGGATCGTTTGACCTATTGAAGCGCCCGCGTTTCGCCTTCGGGGTGCTCGGCATCTTCGTCTATGTCGGCGCCGAGGTCGCGATCGGATCGCTGCTGGTCAACTTCCTGATGCAGCCCGACGTGCTGGGCCTCGCCGAAGTCGATGCGGGCAAGCATGTCCCCTTCTACTGGGGCGGCGCGATGGTCGGGCGCTTCGCGGGCGCCTGGTTCCTGCGCCGCTTCGCACCGGGCAAGGTGCTGGCGACCGTCGCGATCGCCGCGCTGCTGCTGCTCGCAGTCGCGGCCGAGACGACGGGCGCCGCCTCTGGCTGGGCGCTGCTCGCGGTCGGCCTGGCTAATGCAATCATGTTCCCGACCATTTTCAGCCTCGCCTGCGAAGGGCTGGGCGATCGCGCGGCCGAAGGATCGGGCCTGATCTGCATGGCGATCGTCGGCGGGGCGATCGTGCCGTGGGTGACGGGGCATATGGCCGACGCGACCGGCCTGCACGCCGCGCTCATTATTCCGGCGATCTGTTACGCCGCGATCCTCGCCTTCGGCCTCTACGCGCGGCGTTCGCTCATCGGCTGA
- a CDS encoding YitT family protein, whose amino-acid sequence MATPPPVPHSPAEDGYAILIGTSFITLGLICLNKAGLVTGGIAGIALLVSYVLPVPAGIVLTVLNLPFFLLAWRVLGREFTIKTIIANVTISVMALLAPHVLSFAQLDPLFAALFGGTIAGMGVLALARHGAGVGGIGVLAMWLQKREGWNMGRTQLACDAIILLAAIPVMANATQWLLSVASAAAIAGVLMVNHRPGRYAGY is encoded by the coding sequence ATGGCAACGCCCCCGCCCGTTCCGCACAGCCCCGCCGAGGATGGCTATGCCATCCTGATCGGCACGTCGTTCATCACGCTGGGGCTGATCTGCCTGAACAAGGCCGGGCTGGTGACGGGCGGGATCGCCGGGATCGCCTTGCTCGTCTCCTATGTTCTGCCCGTTCCCGCGGGGATCGTGCTGACCGTCCTCAACCTGCCCTTCTTCCTGCTCGCCTGGCGCGTGCTGGGGCGCGAGTTCACGATCAAGACGATCATCGCCAACGTGACGATCAGCGTGATGGCGCTGCTGGCGCCCCACGTCCTCAGCTTCGCGCAACTCGATCCTCTGTTCGCGGCCTTGTTCGGCGGGACGATCGCGGGGATGGGCGTCCTCGCCCTCGCCCGCCACGGCGCAGGCGTCGGCGGCATCGGTGTCCTCGCCATGTGGCTGCAGAAGCGCGAAGGCTGGAACATGGGCCGCACCCAGCTCGCCTGCGACGCGATCATCCTGCTCGCCGCAATCCCGGTGATGGCGAACGCGACCCAATGGCTCTTGTCGGTCGCCAGCGCCGCCGCGATCGCCGGGGTGCTGATGGTCAACCACCGCCCCGGCCGATATGCGGGCTATTAG
- a CDS encoding mannose-1-phosphate guanylyltransferase/mannose-6-phosphate isomerase: MEIPISTTLITPVILSGGSGTRLWPLSRSKRPKQLLALTGSETMLQMTAGRCVDGGRFGKPIIVTNAAHADDIGAQLTASGQAPAAIITEPAGRNTAPAIALAAIEAQPDAALLVMPSDHVIRDVPAFHAAIEHALPLVAEGWLVTFGITPDAPETGYGYIQRGEAIANGVHRVAAFVEKPDRARAEEYLARGDYSWNGGIFLFRADAYLAALERHAPAMAEAARASMAGASRDGVVVTPERETFLGSPSESIDYAIMEKDDRVAVVPVEMGWSDVGSWDALHGLGDDDGAGNVIHGDVVAIDTSHCLIRGEGVVVTTVGVKDLIVVATRDAVMILPRGSSQEVKRVVEQLKARAHITLDTPFPVD; the protein is encoded by the coding sequence ATGGAGATCCCCATTTCGACGACCCTCATCACGCCGGTGATCCTGTCCGGCGGATCCGGCACGCGGCTGTGGCCGCTGTCGCGGTCGAAGCGACCCAAACAGCTGCTCGCGCTGACGGGAAGCGAGACGATGCTGCAGATGACGGCGGGTCGCTGCGTCGACGGCGGCCGCTTCGGCAAGCCGATCATCGTGACCAATGCCGCCCATGCCGATGATATCGGCGCGCAGCTGACCGCTTCGGGCCAGGCCCCGGCGGCGATCATCACCGAACCCGCCGGGCGCAACACCGCGCCCGCCATCGCGCTGGCCGCGATCGAGGCGCAGCCCGACGCCGCATTGCTGGTGATGCCCAGCGATCATGTGATCCGCGACGTTCCTGCCTTCCATGCCGCGATCGAGCATGCACTGCCGCTGGTCGCCGAAGGCTGGCTCGTCACCTTCGGCATCACCCCCGACGCGCCCGAGACCGGCTATGGCTATATCCAGCGCGGCGAAGCGATCGCCAACGGCGTCCACCGCGTCGCCGCCTTCGTCGAGAAGCCCGACCGCGCACGCGCCGAGGAATATCTGGCGCGGGGCGACTATAGCTGGAACGGCGGCATCTTCCTGTTCCGCGCCGACGCCTATCTGGCCGCGCTCGAGCGCCATGCGCCGGCAATGGCCGAGGCCGCACGCGCTTCGATGGCGGGCGCATCGCGCGACGGCGTGGTCGTAACACCCGAACGCGAGACCTTCCTGGGGTCGCCATCCGAATCGATCGACTATGCGATCATGGAAAAGGACGATCGCGTCGCCGTGGTCCCGGTCGAAATGGGCTGGTCCGACGTCGGCAGCTGGGATGCGCTGCACGGGCTGGGCGACGATGACGGCGCCGGCAACGTCATCCACGGCGATGTCGTCGCGATCGACACCTCGCACTGCCTGATCCGCGGCGAAGGCGTCGTGGTGACGACCGTGGGCGTCAAGGATCTGATCGTGGTCGCGACCCGCGACGCCGTGATGATCCTGCCGCGCGGATCGAGCCAGGAGGTCAAGCGCGTCGTCGAACAGCTCAAGGCGCGCGCGCACATCACGCTCGACACGCCGTTTCCGGTGGATTGA
- the gcvH gene encoding glycine cleavage system protein GcvH: MSIFYTEEHEWIAVEGGSATVGITDYAQAQLGDIVFVELPASGRELSKGGDAAVVESVKAASDVYSPVTGQVTEANSALEEDPSLVNSAPEGDGWFFKLTLADPAELEGLMDAAQYKAFCDGL; this comes from the coding sequence ATGTCCATTTTCTACACCGAAGAGCATGAGTGGATCGCCGTCGAGGGTGGCAGCGCCACCGTCGGCATCACCGATTATGCGCAGGCCCAGCTGGGCGACATCGTGTTCGTCGAACTGCCCGCATCGGGCCGCGAGCTCAGCAAGGGCGGCGACGCCGCAGTCGTCGAATCGGTCAAGGCCGCATCGGACGTCTATTCGCCCGTCACCGGCCAGGTGACCGAGGCGAACAGTGCGCTGGAGGAAGATCCCTCGCTGGTGAACAGCGCGCCCGAAGGCGATGGCTGGTTCTTCAAGCTCACCCTCGCCGATCCGGCCGAGCTCGAAGGTCTGATGGACGCCGCCCAGTACAAGGCCTTCTGCGACGGGCTCTGA
- the gcvT gene encoding glycine cleavage system aminomethyltransferase GcvT, whose protein sequence is MSDEEPADIIQTLPLDDWHRERGARMVPFAGYHMPIQYEGIMPEHLWTRESAGLFDVSHMGQLFLTGDGLDAALEAVLPSDVSGLTEGRQRYSLLLDENGGILDDLMFSRFPGGIYMVVNGATKWDDIAHLHEALPEEININHLDERALIALQGPKAVDALSRLAPGVEKLVFMTCGKFDLAGTEAWISRSGYTGEDGYEISVQAEEAERVADMLCAEPEVKPIGLGARDSLRLEAGLPLYGHDLDTAIDPAMAGLGFAIPKRRRTEGGFPGATTVIKHLAEGAPTKRVGLKLAGRQPAREGAEIYAGDMLVGKVTSGGFSPSLQAPIAMGFVTAAHAATDTALQIDVRGKRLDAIVVPMPFVPHRYVRGS, encoded by the coding sequence ATGAGCGACGAAGAACCAGCAGACATCATCCAGACCCTGCCGCTGGACGACTGGCACCGCGAACGCGGCGCCCGCATGGTGCCCTTCGCGGGCTATCACATGCCGATCCAATATGAAGGCATCATGCCCGAACATCTTTGGACACGCGAAAGTGCGGGCCTGTTCGATGTCTCGCACATGGGCCAACTGTTCCTGACGGGCGACGGGCTCGACGCCGCGCTCGAAGCCGTGCTGCCCAGCGACGTGAGCGGGCTGACCGAAGGCCGCCAGCGTTATTCGCTGCTGCTCGATGAGAATGGCGGGATCCTCGACGACCTGATGTTCAGCCGTTTTCCGGGCGGCATCTACATGGTCGTCAACGGTGCGACCAAGTGGGACGACATCGCCCACCTGCACGAGGCGCTGCCCGAAGAGATCAATATCAACCATCTCGACGAGCGCGCGCTGATCGCGCTGCAGGGGCCGAAGGCGGTCGACGCACTGAGCCGCCTCGCGCCCGGCGTCGAAAAGCTGGTGTTCATGACCTGCGGCAAGTTCGATCTGGCGGGCACGGAAGCGTGGATCAGCCGATCGGGCTATACGGGCGAAGACGGCTACGAAATCTCGGTCCAGGCCGAAGAGGCCGAGCGGGTCGCCGACATGCTCTGCGCCGAACCCGAGGTGAAGCCGATTGGTCTCGGCGCACGCGATTCGCTGCGGCTCGAGGCGGGGCTGCCGCTCTACGGGCACGATCTCGATACCGCGATCGACCCCGCAATGGCCGGCCTCGGCTTCGCCATCCCCAAGCGCCGCCGCACCGAAGGCGGCTTTCCGGGCGCCACGACCGTTATCAAGCATCTGGCCGAAGGCGCGCCCACGAAGCGCGTCGGCCTGAAGCTCGCCGGCCGCCAGCCCGCGCGCGAAGGCGCGGAAATCTATGCGGGCGACATGCTCGTCGGAAAGGTGACGTCGGGCGGGTTCAGCCCCAGCCTGCAGGCGCCGATCGCGATGGGCTTCGTCACCGCCGCGCATGCCGCCACCGACACCGCATTGCAGATCGACGTCCGGGGCAAAAGGCTCGACGCCATTGTCGTGCCCATGCCCTTCGTCCCCCATCGCTACGTCAGAGGGAGCTGA
- the gcvPA gene encoding aminomethyl-transferring glycine dehydrogenase subunit GcvPA — protein MRYLPLTEADRSAMLGVIGAKSIDDLFVDVPAEARLSGPIAGLPLHASEIAVERHMTALATKNLSAGAAPFFLGCGAYRHHVPASVDHIIQRGEFLTSYTPYQPEIAQGTLQVMFEFQSQIARLLGCDVANASMYDGSTACWEAITMARRVTKRAKAILSGGLHPHYVSVANTMAKYTGDQLATSLPTFSPTPDTDDLIAQIDDDTSCVVVQYPDILGRIADLSKLAEAAHAKKALLIAVVTEPVALGAIKSPGEMGADIVVGEGQSLGVGLQFGGPYVGLFACSEKLVRQMPGRLCGQTVDAEGKRGFVLTLSTREQHIRREKATSNICTSSVLCALAMSVHMTLLGEKGLRDLAAINHAGASAAADRLAQVKGVDLITPTFFNEFTLKLSKEARPIVRTLADKGILAGVSLGRLYPGVDDLANGLVVAVTETTTPEDVETLASALEEVLA, from the coding sequence ATGCGCTACCTGCCCCTTACCGAAGCCGACCGGAGCGCGATGCTCGGCGTGATCGGCGCGAAGTCGATCGACGATCTGTTCGTCGATGTGCCCGCCGAGGCGCGGCTGTCCGGCCCGATCGCCGGCCTGCCGCTCCATGCGTCCGAAATCGCGGTCGAACGGCACATGACCGCGCTGGCGACCAAAAACCTGTCGGCGGGGGCAGCGCCCTTCTTCCTGGGCTGCGGCGCCTATCGCCACCATGTGCCGGCGAGCGTCGATCACATCATCCAGCGCGGCGAGTTCCTGACCAGCTACACGCCCTATCAGCCCGAAATCGCGCAGGGCACGCTGCAGGTGATGTTCGAGTTTCAGTCGCAGATCGCACGGCTGCTCGGCTGCGATGTCGCCAACGCATCGATGTATGACGGGTCGACCGCCTGCTGGGAGGCGATCACGATGGCCCGCCGCGTGACCAAGCGCGCCAAGGCGATCCTGTCGGGCGGCCTGCACCCACATTATGTCTCGGTCGCCAACACGATGGCCAAATATACGGGCGACCAGCTGGCGACTTCGCTGCCGACGTTCAGCCCGACCCCGGACACCGACGATCTGATCGCGCAGATCGACGACGATACGTCGTGCGTCGTCGTCCAATATCCCGACATCCTCGGCCGCATCGCCGATCTCTCCAAGCTCGCCGAAGCCGCGCACGCCAAGAAGGCGCTGCTGATCGCGGTCGTGACCGAGCCGGTGGCGCTGGGCGCGATCAAGTCGCCGGGCGAAATGGGCGCGGACATCGTCGTCGGCGAAGGCCAGTCGCTCGGCGTCGGCCTGCAGTTCGGCGGGCCCTATGTCGGCCTGTTCGCCTGTTCCGAAAAGCTGGTGCGCCAGATGCCGGGGCGCCTGTGCGGCCAGACGGTCGACGCCGAGGGCAAGCGCGGCTTCGTGCTGACGCTTTCGACCCGCGAGCAGCATATCCGCCGCGAAAAGGCGACGTCGAACATCTGCACCAGTTCGGTGCTGTGCGCGCTCGCCATGTCGGTCCACATGACTCTGCTGGGCGAAAAGGGGCTGCGCGATCTGGCGGCGATCAACCATGCCGGCGCATCGGCCGCTGCCGATCGGCTGGCGCAGGTGAAGGGGGTCGATCTGATCACCCCCACCTTCTTCAACGAGTTCACGCTGAAGCTGTCGAAGGAAGCGCGCCCGATCGTCCGCACACTGGCGGACAAGGGAATTCTGGCGGGCGTGTCGCTCGGCCGCCTCTATCCGGGCGTCGACGATCTCGCCAACGGCCTCGTCGTCGCGGTCACCGAAACCACCACCCCGGAGGACGTCGAAACCCTTGCCTCCGCGCTTGAGGAGGTGCTGGCATGA
- a CDS encoding TIGR03013 family XrtA/PEP-CTERM system glycosyltransferase yields the protein MIRVFKHYVPYAVLLLCVIDFAILIASAEAGWLIRLRQLGSMPAPVGERVPQLLSFAFAIQASMIGVGVYTPEGLQTLRFAAARLMVAISLGLILISMLFFLLPELTLWRSNSIYAVLIAFTLLISARALLGNWVVGDTFKRRVLLLGAGNRAKRVMDLSMRPGSGFTIVAAVDMKDAPPQIETAICRTDVPSLTGLVDRFDASEVVVALDERRNTVPVNDLVRVKTTGVHVTDISNFLERNTGRIDLDTVRPSTLIFSDGFSSGRSLSLVVKRALDIFVSALILIIAAPIIAITAIIVRLESPGPSFYRQIRVGRYGKEFSILKLRSMRQDAEAGGAAIWAQKGDARVTRVGRIIRLIRVDELPQVWTVLKGEMSFVGPRPERPQFVAELEDQIPYYAERHMMKPGITGWAQINYPYGASLDDARHKLEYDLYYTKNYSIFLDVLIILQTLRVLLWAEGAR from the coding sequence GTGATCCGCGTTTTCAAACATTATGTGCCTTATGCGGTGCTGCTGCTGTGCGTCATCGACTTTGCGATCCTGATCGCATCGGCGGAGGCGGGCTGGCTCATTCGTCTGCGGCAGCTGGGTAGCATGCCCGCCCCGGTGGGCGAGCGGGTGCCGCAGTTGTTGAGCTTCGCCTTCGCGATCCAGGCGTCGATGATCGGCGTCGGTGTCTATACGCCCGAAGGGCTGCAGACGCTGCGTTTCGCGGCCGCCCGGCTGATGGTCGCGATCTCGCTGGGCCTCATCCTGATCTCGATGCTGTTCTTCCTGTTGCCCGAACTCACCCTGTGGCGATCCAATTCGATCTACGCGGTGCTGATCGCCTTCACCCTGCTGATCTCGGCGCGCGCCTTGCTGGGCAATTGGGTGGTCGGCGATACGTTCAAGCGGCGCGTGCTGCTGTTGGGCGCGGGCAACCGCGCGAAGCGGGTGATGGACCTGTCGATGCGCCCTGGATCGGGCTTCACCATCGTCGCCGCGGTCGACATGAAGGATGCGCCCCCGCAGATCGAAACCGCGATCTGCCGCACCGACGTGCCCAGCCTCACCGGCCTGGTCGACCGGTTCGACGCGAGCGAGGTGGTCGTCGCGCTCGATGAGCGGCGCAACACGGTGCCGGTGAACGATCTGGTCCGCGTGAAGACCACGGGCGTCCACGTCACCGACATTTCGAACTTCCTCGAGCGCAATACCGGCCGGATCGATCTCGATACGGTGCGCCCGTCGACCCTGATCTTCTCGGACGGTTTCTCGTCGGGCCGGTCGCTGTCGCTGGTGGTGAAGCGCGCGCTCGACATCTTCGTGTCGGCGCTGATCCTGATCATCGCCGCGCCGATCATCGCCATCACCGCGATCATCGTCCGTCTCGAAAGCCCCGGCCCCAGCTTCTACCGCCAGATCCGCGTCGGTCGCTACGGCAAGGAGTTCTCCATCCTCAAGCTGCGATCGATGCGGCAGGATGCCGAGGCGGGCGGCGCCGCGATCTGGGCGCAGAAGGGCGACGCGCGCGTGACGCGCGTAGGCCGGATCATCCGCCTCATCCGCGTCGACGAACTGCCGCAGGTGTGGACCGTGCTGAAGGGCGAGATGAGCTTCGTCGGCCCGCGCCCCGAACGGCCCCAGTTCGTTGCGGAGCTGGAGGATCAGATCCCCTATTATGCCGAACGGCATATGATGAAGCCGGGGATCACCGGCTGGGCGCAGATCAACTATCCCTATGGCGCCAGCCTCGACGATGCGCGCCACAAGCTCGAATATGATCTCTATTATACCAAGAATTATTCGATCTTCCTCGACGTGCTGATCATCCTCCAGACGCTGCGCGTGCTGCTCTGGGCCGAGGGCGCGCGCTGA
- the gcvPB gene encoding aminomethyl-transferring glycine dehydrogenase subunit GcvPB produces MSNLNPSGWRPTTPQASGAAGDDVTFTGNRALMLEEALIFEIGSTETTGVDFGTAPKATSRLGGLERGDTIGLPGLSEPETVRHYTRLSRQNYAIDLGLFPLGSCTMKHNPRLNEKMARLPGFADIHPLQPVDTVQGALGVINELAQWLITLTGMHGVAMTPKAGAHGELCGILCIKAALEARGEDRRILLVPTSAHGTNPATAAFAGFTVEDIPATPDGRVDLEALKARLGPDVAGVMITNPNTCGLFERDMKAISDAVHAAGGYVYCDGANFNAIVGRVRPGDLGIDAMHINLHKTFSTPHGGGGPGSGPVVLSEALSPYGPLPFTELYADGHITLVEEETVGDRHPHTFGRMTAFQGQMGMFTRALTYILSHGADGLRQVAEDSVLNANYVLRAMEDVLDAPFAKFGPCMHEAIFSDKGLPEGFSTIDIAKGLIDEGFHPMTVYFPLVVHGAMLVEPTETESKATLDQFIGALRSIANRAKQGDPALKAAPALAPRRRLDETAAARKPVLVWKDAALAQAAE; encoded by the coding sequence ATGAGCAATCTCAATCCGTCGGGCTGGCGCCCCACCACGCCGCAGGCTTCGGGCGCGGCAGGCGACGACGTGACCTTCACCGGCAATCGCGCGCTGATGCTCGAAGAGGCTCTGATCTTCGAAATCGGATCGACCGAGACGACCGGCGTCGATTTCGGCACCGCGCCCAAGGCGACCTCGCGCCTCGGCGGGCTGGAGCGCGGCGACACGATCGGGCTTCCGGGCCTGTCGGAGCCCGAGACGGTGCGTCATTACACCCGCCTCAGCCGCCAGAATTATGCGATCGACCTGGGCCTGTTCCCGCTCGGCAGCTGCACGATGAAGCACAATCCGCGCCTGAACGAGAAGATGGCGCGCCTGCCCGGCTTCGCCGACATCCACCCGCTCCAGCCGGTCGACACGGTGCAGGGCGCGCTGGGCGTCATCAACGAACTGGCGCAGTGGCTGATCACGCTGACCGGGATGCACGGCGTCGCGATGACGCCGAAGGCCGGCGCGCATGGCGAACTGTGCGGCATCCTGTGCATCAAGGCCGCGCTGGAAGCGCGCGGCGAGGATCGGCGCATCCTGCTCGTCCCCACCAGCGCGCACGGCACCAACCCCGCCACCGCCGCCTTCGCCGGCTTCACGGTGGAGGACATTCCCGCGACTCCTGACGGTCGCGTCGATCTGGAGGCGCTCAAGGCGCGGCTGGGGCCGGATGTCGCGGGTGTGATGATCACCAACCCCAACACCTGCGGCCTGTTCGAACGCGACATGAAGGCGATTTCGGACGCGGTCCACGCGGCAGGCGGCTACGTCTATTGCGACGGCGCGAACTTCAACGCGATCGTCGGCCGGGTCCGCCCCGGCGACCTCGGCATCGACGCGATGCACATCAACCTGCACAAGACCTTCTCGACTCCGCATGGCGGCGGCGGCCCCGGCTCCGGCCCGGTCGTGCTGTCCGAGGCCTTGTCGCCCTACGGCCCGCTGCCCTTCACCGAGCTGTATGCCGACGGGCACATCACGCTGGTCGAGGAAGAGACGGTCGGCGATCGCCATCCGCACACCTTCGGCCGCATGACCGCCTTCCAGGGTCAGATGGGCATGTTCACCCGCGCGCTGACCTACATCCTCAGCCACGGCGCGGACGGTCTGCGCCAGGTAGCCGAGGATTCGGTGCTCAACGCCAATTACGTGCTGCGCGCGATGGAGGACGTGCTCGACGCGCCCTTCGCCAAGTTCGGCCCGTGCATGCACGAAGCGATCTTCAGCGATAAGGGCCTGCCCGAGGGCTTCTCGACGATCGACATCGCCAAGGGGCTGATCGACGAGGGCTTCCACCCGATGACGGTCTATTTCCCGCTGGTCGTCCACGGCGCCATGCTGGTCGAGCCGACCGAGACCGAGAGCAAGGCGACGCTCGACCAGTTCATCGGCGCGCTCCGTTCGATCGCCAACCGCGCCAAGCAGGGCGATCCCGCGCTCAAGGCCGCCCCTGCCCTCGCCCCGCGCCGCCGCCTCGACGAGACGGCCGCCGCGCGCAAGCCGGTGCTGGTGTGGAAGGATGCCGCACTGGCGCAGGCGGCGGAGTAA